A single window of Oreochromis aureus strain Israel breed Guangdong linkage group 7, ZZ_aureus, whole genome shotgun sequence DNA harbors:
- the tmem150c gene encoding transmembrane protein 150C, with product MLNFSLWALLPPIYSVCTATGLWTVYFIAVYNKNITPLGSEYRRRNGSLYPPYISIAGNFPPASCVFSEVMNLAAFVGFFIAVFRYLQLKGKIDKPWLNISSLVVFSISSFGMTIVGNFQVFTEENIHNIGTIMVFGLGTLFCWLQSYITLRVNLKNEGKMAAIARFLLSGSITLCMILYFSLMSQRLHMHASRCQWVLVMILLIFISTFAIEFRHSSFSILCTDRPGYPFHCSETSEVPM from the exons GTACTTCATAGCTGTTTACAATAAGAACATAACACCGCTGGGTTCAGAATACAG GAGAAGAAATGGCTCCCTTTATCCTCCCTACATCAG TATTGCAGGCAACTTTCCTCCAGCCAGCTGTGTCTTCAGTGAAGTCATGAACCTAGCAGCATTTGTAG ggttttttattGCCGTTTTCAGATACCTGCAGCTGAAGGGCAAAATTGACAAACCTTGGCTGAACATTTCTAGTTTGGTGGTTTTTTCTATTAGCTCCTTTGGAATGACCATTGTAGGAAATTTTCAG GTATTCACTGAGGAAAACATTCACAACATTGGCACCATTATGGTGTTTGGACTGGGAACCTTGTTCTGCTGGCTGCAGTCCTATATCACCCTGAGAGTTAACCTGAAGAATGAGGGGAAGATGGCTGCCATCGCTCGATTCCTGTTGTCTGGATCCATCACTCTTTGCATGATACTTT ACTTCTCCCTGATGTCTCAACGCCTTCACATGCATGCAAGTCGATGCCAGTGGGTGCTCGTCATGATCTTGCTCATCTTCATCAGCACTTTTGCCATCGAGTTTCGTCACAGCAGCTTCAGTATTCTGTGCACAGACAGACCAGGGTATCCCTTCCATTGCTCAGAAACCTCTGAAGTGCCCATGTAG
- the enoph1 gene encoding enolase-phosphatase E1 isoform X1 encodes MATVSIPACTSALLLDIEGTTTPITFVKDILFPYIKEHLEDYLSTHWEEDECKQDVHLLKKQIEEDMKQNRACPVHTVDQTVHTDEEKAIREVVENVLWQMAADRKSTALKQFQGHMWRAAYASGRIKGEVYQDVVPSIRTWRARGLKVYIYSSGSVEAQKLLFGYSVEGDLLELFDGHFDTSIGAKVDAKSYERITERIGCQPEEITFLTDVTREAKAAEEAGINVVVVVRPGNMELTDEERAHYNLITSFSQLQLTGHA; translated from the exons ATGGCCACTGTTTCTATTCCTGCCTGCACTAGTGCCCTGCTGCTCGACATTGAAGGCACCACCACACCGATTACATTTGTGAAG GATATCCTTTTTCCGTACATCAAAGAGCATCTTGAGGATTACCTGTCCACTCACTGGGAAGAAGACGAGTGCAAACAAGATGTTCATCTACTAAAGAAACAG ATTGAAGAGGACATGAAACAGAACCGGGCGTGTCCTGTGCACACTGTGGACCAGACAGTTCACACAGATGAGGAGAAGGCCATTAGGGAAGTAGTAGAAAATGTTCTGTGGCAGATGGCGGCAGACAGGAAGTCCACAGCACTCAAACAGTTTCAGGGTCACATGTGGAGGGCAGCTTATGCATCTGGGAGAATCAAAGGCGA GGTCTATCAGGATGTAGTTCCATCCATCAGAACATGGAGAGCACGTGGCCTGAAAGTCTACATCTACTCCTCTGGAAGCGTGGAGGCACAGAAACTTCTATTTGGATACTCTGTTGAAGGAGATCTTCTAGAA ttatttGACGGTCACTTTGACACCAGTATAGGGGCTAAAGTAGATGCAAAGAGCTATGAGAGAATTACAGAGAGGATCGGCTGTCAGCCTGAGGAAATCACATTCCTGACAGACGTCACCCGGG AGGCCAAAGCTGCAGAAGAAGCCGGCATTAATGTTGTGGTGGTGGTCAGGCCTGGAAACATGGAGCTGACAGATGAGGAGAGGGCCCATTATAACCTCATTACCTCCTTTAGCCAACTTCAGCTTACAGGACATGCTTAA
- the enoph1 gene encoding enolase-phosphatase E1 isoform X2 — MKQNRACPVHTVDQTVHTDEEKAIREVVENVLWQMAADRKSTALKQFQGHMWRAAYASGRIKGEVYQDVVPSIRTWRARGLKVYIYSSGSVEAQKLLFGYSVEGDLLELFDGHFDTSIGAKVDAKSYERITERIGCQPEEITFLTDVTREAKAAEEAGINVVVVVRPGNMELTDEERAHYNLITSFSQLQLTGHA, encoded by the exons ATGAAACAGAACCGGGCGTGTCCTGTGCACACTGTGGACCAGACAGTTCACACAGATGAGGAGAAGGCCATTAGGGAAGTAGTAGAAAATGTTCTGTGGCAGATGGCGGCAGACAGGAAGTCCACAGCACTCAAACAGTTTCAGGGTCACATGTGGAGGGCAGCTTATGCATCTGGGAGAATCAAAGGCGA GGTCTATCAGGATGTAGTTCCATCCATCAGAACATGGAGAGCACGTGGCCTGAAAGTCTACATCTACTCCTCTGGAAGCGTGGAGGCACAGAAACTTCTATTTGGATACTCTGTTGAAGGAGATCTTCTAGAA ttatttGACGGTCACTTTGACACCAGTATAGGGGCTAAAGTAGATGCAAAGAGCTATGAGAGAATTACAGAGAGGATCGGCTGTCAGCCTGAGGAAATCACATTCCTGACAGACGTCACCCGGG AGGCCAAAGCTGCAGAAGAAGCCGGCATTAATGTTGTGGTGGTGGTCAGGCCTGGAAACATGGAGCTGACAGATGAGGAGAGGGCCCATTATAACCTCATTACCTCCTTTAGCCAACTTCAGCTTACAGGACATGCTTAA